In the Streptomyces sp. cg36 genome, one interval contains:
- a CDS encoding helix-turn-helix domain-containing protein has protein sequence MTEVNSHPPMAWCYCGDQVKLWRESAGVSREDLCKKANYQYEYVKSMENGRRKPTLRLLQAADELCGAKGKLLAAHQYLKPEPYPARSQEYMQVEAEAIAVHWYEPLLIPGLLQTEEYARALISESYPPLDDEIVEERVNARMHRQDGLRARTSAVFNFVVYEGALRNLVGGRSVMKRQRDHLLGLGGLRNVSVQVLPMGRCPGVALNGPLILLETPDHEQYAFAEGQKTSALYADPTKVSELTQTHGMIRMHALSVEESAEFIGKLAEEL, from the coding sequence ATGACCGAGGTGAACTCACACCCGCCGATGGCCTGGTGCTACTGCGGCGACCAGGTCAAGCTCTGGCGGGAGAGCGCGGGGGTGAGCCGCGAGGACCTGTGCAAGAAGGCGAACTACCAGTACGAGTACGTCAAGTCGATGGAGAACGGCCGCCGCAAGCCGACCCTGCGGCTGCTCCAGGCGGCGGACGAACTGTGCGGCGCGAAGGGGAAACTGCTTGCCGCGCACCAGTATCTGAAGCCCGAGCCGTATCCCGCAAGGTCGCAGGAGTACATGCAGGTCGAGGCGGAGGCCATCGCCGTCCACTGGTACGAGCCGCTCCTCATTCCGGGCCTGTTGCAGACGGAGGAGTACGCGCGGGCGCTGATCAGTGAGAGCTACCCGCCGCTCGACGACGAGATCGTCGAGGAACGCGTCAACGCGCGCATGCACAGGCAGGACGGACTGCGGGCGCGGACGTCGGCCGTCTTCAACTTCGTGGTGTACGAGGGCGCCCTGCGCAACCTCGTCGGCGGCCGAAGCGTGATGAAGCGACAGCGCGATCACCTTTTGGGATTGGGAGGGTTGCGCAACGTCTCAGTGCAGGTCCTACCGATGGGGCGGTGCCCCGGAGTCGCACTGAACGGACCTCTGATCCTGTTGGAGACCCCTGACCACGAGCAATACGCCTTCGCCGAGGGACAGAAAACGAGTGCCCTGTACGCGGATCCCACCAAGGTCAGTGAACTGACCCAGACGCATGGCATGATCCGCATGCACGCCCTCAGCGTGGAGGAGTCGGCGGAGTTCATCGGCAAGTTGGCGGAGGAGCTATGA
- a CDS encoding amidohydrolase family protein, giving the protein MDLVVRGARVIDGGGGPSYRADAGIRDGRIAALRREGEPALPGTRTLDADGLALAPGFIDMHAHSDLALLRDPDHSAKAAQGVTLEVLGQDGLSYAPVDDRTLAEVRRAIAGWNGDGADIDFDWRSVGGYLDRLDHGFGGEGIAVNAAYLIPQGTVRMYAMGWEDRAATPRELDRMRQLVAEGLEQGAVGMSSGLTYTPGMYAPDTELAELCAVVARYDGYYCPHHRSYGAGALEAYAEMVALTGAAGCALHLAHATMNFGVNEGRAPELLALLDRALEAGADITLDTYPYTPGCTTLVAMLPSWAGAGGPAAVLERLRDDATAERIRHHLEAVGSDGCHGVPIEWDTIEISGVGDPALAPYVGRTVDESARERGESPWTTARRLLVEDGLASTILQHVGHEENVRQIMRHRTHTGGSDGILQGAKPHPRAYGTFPHYLGRYARDLGVLSLEETVAHLTSRPAARLRLPDRGLVKEGYRADLVLFDPATVAAGSTFDQPRALPLGIPYVLVDGRFVIEDGRRTDVLAGRSVRRTPVR; this is encoded by the coding sequence ATGGACCTCGTGGTGCGCGGGGCCCGCGTGATCGACGGCGGCGGCGGGCCCTCCTACCGCGCCGACGCGGGCATCCGCGACGGCCGGATCGCGGCGCTGCGCCGCGAGGGCGAGCCCGCGCTCCCGGGCACCCGCACCCTGGACGCCGACGGCCTGGCGCTCGCCCCCGGCTTCATCGACATGCACGCCCACTCCGACCTGGCCCTGCTGCGCGACCCGGACCACAGCGCGAAGGCGGCCCAGGGCGTCACGCTCGAAGTGCTGGGCCAGGACGGCCTCTCGTACGCGCCGGTCGACGACCGCACCCTCGCCGAGGTCCGCCGCGCCATCGCGGGCTGGAACGGCGACGGCGCCGACATCGACTTCGACTGGCGGTCGGTGGGCGGCTACCTCGACCGCCTCGACCACGGCTTCGGCGGCGAGGGCATCGCGGTCAACGCCGCGTACCTGATCCCGCAGGGCACGGTCCGGATGTACGCGATGGGCTGGGAGGACCGCGCGGCCACCCCCCGGGAGCTCGACCGGATGCGGCAGCTGGTGGCCGAGGGCCTGGAGCAGGGCGCGGTGGGCATGTCGTCGGGGCTCACCTACACCCCCGGCATGTACGCGCCCGACACCGAACTCGCCGAGCTGTGCGCGGTGGTGGCCCGGTACGACGGCTACTACTGCCCGCACCACCGCTCGTACGGGGCCGGGGCGCTGGAGGCGTACGCGGAGATGGTCGCCCTCACCGGCGCCGCCGGCTGCGCGCTGCACCTGGCCCACGCCACCATGAACTTCGGCGTCAACGAGGGCCGCGCGCCCGAGCTGCTCGCCCTGCTCGACCGGGCGCTGGAGGCCGGGGCCGACATCACCCTCGACACCTACCCGTACACGCCGGGGTGCACGACCCTGGTCGCGATGCTGCCCAGCTGGGCCGGGGCGGGCGGCCCGGCCGCCGTCCTGGAGCGGCTGCGGGACGACGCCACGGCCGAGCGCATCCGCCACCACCTCGAAGCCGTCGGCTCGGACGGCTGCCACGGCGTGCCGATCGAGTGGGACACCATCGAGATCTCCGGCGTCGGCGACCCGGCCCTCGCCCCGTACGTGGGCCGCACGGTCGACGAGTCGGCGCGGGAGCGCGGCGAGTCCCCCTGGACGACGGCCCGCCGCCTGCTCGTCGAGGACGGTCTCGCCTCGACGATCCTCCAGCACGTGGGCCACGAGGAGAACGTCCGGCAGATCATGCGCCACCGCACCCACACCGGCGGCAGCGACGGCATCCTCCAGGGCGCGAAGCCGCACCCGCGCGCCTACGGCACGTTCCCGCACTACCTCGGCCGGTACGCCCGCGACCTCGGCGTCCTCTCCCTGGAGGAGACGGTCGCCCATCTGACCTCGCGCCCGGCCGCCCGCCTGCGCCTGCCCGACCGGGGCCTGGTCAAGGAGGGGTACCGCGCCGACCTGGTGCTCTTCGACCCGGCGACGGTCGCGGCGGGCTCGACCTTCGACCAGCCGCGCGCGCTGCCCCTGGGCATCCCGTACGTCCTCGTCGACGGCCGGTTCGTCATCGAGGACGGACGCCGCACGGACGTACTGGCGGGACGGTCGGTGCGGCGGACGCCCGTGCGGTGA
- a CDS encoding pyridoxal phosphate-dependent aminotransferase — protein MQVIQSTKLANVCYEIRGPVLEEAMRLEAAGHRILKLNTGNPAAFGFECPPEILEDMLRNLSGAHGYGDAKGLLSARRAVMQHYQTKGIDLDVEDIYLGNGVSELIQMSMQALLDDGDEVLVPAPDYPLWTASVSLAGGTAVHYRCDEQADWMPDLADIERKITDRTKAIVIINPNNPTGAVYGEEMLRSLTEIARRHNLIVCSDEIYDRILFDGATHTPTAVIAPDLMVLTFNGLSKNYRVAGYRSGWLAVCGPKAHASSYIEGLTILANMRLCANMPSQYAVATALGGRQSIEDLVLPGGRLLEQRDTAYDLLTQIPGVTCVKPKGALYLFPRLDPAVHKVKDDRQMVLDLLRAEKIMVVHGTGFNWPEPDHFRIVTLPSAQDLAHAVTRIGSFLDGYSQM, from the coding sequence ATGCAGGTGATCCAGTCGACCAAGCTCGCCAATGTCTGTTACGAGATCCGCGGCCCGGTTCTCGAAGAAGCCATGCGGCTGGAGGCGGCAGGACACCGCATCCTCAAGCTCAACACCGGCAACCCCGCGGCCTTCGGCTTCGAGTGCCCCCCGGAGATCCTGGAGGACATGCTCCGCAACCTCTCCGGAGCACACGGCTACGGCGACGCGAAGGGCCTCCTCTCGGCCCGCCGCGCGGTCATGCAGCACTACCAGACCAAGGGCATCGACCTCGACGTCGAGGACATCTACCTCGGCAACGGCGTCTCCGAGCTGATCCAGATGTCGATGCAGGCGCTGCTCGACGACGGCGACGAGGTGCTGGTCCCGGCCCCGGACTACCCCCTGTGGACCGCCTCGGTCTCCCTCGCCGGCGGCACCGCGGTGCACTACCGCTGCGACGAGCAGGCCGACTGGATGCCGGACCTCGCCGACATCGAGCGCAAGATCACCGACCGCACCAAGGCGATCGTGATCATCAACCCGAACAACCCGACGGGCGCGGTGTACGGCGAGGAGATGCTCCGGTCGCTGACCGAGATCGCCCGCCGCCACAACCTGATCGTCTGCTCGGACGAGATCTACGACCGGATCCTGTTCGACGGCGCCACGCACACCCCGACCGCCGTGATCGCCCCGGACCTGATGGTGCTGACCTTCAACGGTCTCTCCAAGAACTACCGGGTGGCCGGATACCGCTCCGGCTGGCTGGCCGTCTGCGGCCCCAAGGCCCACGCCTCCTCGTACATCGAGGGCCTGACCATCCTGGCCAACATGCGGCTGTGCGCCAACATGCCGTCGCAGTACGCGGTGGCCACGGCGCTGGGCGGGCGCCAGTCCATCGAGGACCTGGTGCTGCCGGGCGGGCGGCTCCTGGAGCAGCGCGACACGGCGTACGACCTGCTCACCCAGATCCCCGGTGTCACCTGCGTGAAGCCGAAGGGCGCGCTGTACCTCTTCCCCCGCCTCGACCCGGCGGTCCACAAGGTCAAGGACGACCGCCAGATGGTCCTGGACCTGCTCCGGGCCGAGAAGATCATGGTCGTCCACGGCACCGGCTTCAACTGGCCCGAGCCCGACCACTTCCGGATCGTCACCCTCCCGTCGGCCCAGGACCTGGCGCACGCGGTGACGCGGATCGGCAGCTTCCTGGACGGTTACAGCCAGATGTGA
- a CDS encoding FG-GAP-like repeat-containing protein, translated as MPGITRPRRLLGTATAVAASLATLLTAAPQSAAAPRDPADRCPAGRLCVFQYGNFGGKMEIVSSSRPTLGIWNNSISSWVNNSDLYVTMHRDADYGGEYYYVTPHNGANDLSDGFGGWDNTVSSIRVATTDYEAVQGVPYMDWRRTADYDKRPQGLPAVAQFGDLNNDRTPDLLERADDGRLWFLSGLEDSKGLTKARFVGGGWNAMTQLTRHGDYNGDGREDLYARDRSGVLWFYPGRGDGAFGDRVKVGGGWNSMREIGAAGDLTGDGRRDLVARDTSGTLWTYPGNGRGTFGTRLKVGGGWNAMNQLASPGDLTGDGKADLVARDGSRTLWLYPGNGRGTFDGRRKLPYAWPADSPVLATGDVDGDGQSDLMRPIDYQLFAYHGDGKGGLKGGPWADMLWDTARNVRVF; from the coding sequence ATGCCCGGCATCACCCGCCCCCGGCGCCTGCTCGGTACGGCCACCGCCGTCGCCGCCTCGCTGGCCACCCTGCTCACGGCGGCCCCGCAGTCCGCCGCCGCCCCCCGAGACCCCGCCGACCGCTGCCCGGCGGGCAGGCTCTGCGTGTTCCAGTACGGCAACTTCGGCGGCAAGATGGAGATCGTCTCGTCGAGCCGCCCCACCCTGGGCATCTGGAACAACTCGATCTCGTCGTGGGTCAACAACAGCGACCTCTACGTCACGATGCACAGGGACGCCGACTACGGGGGCGAGTACTACTACGTCACCCCGCACAACGGCGCCAACGACCTCAGCGACGGCTTCGGGGGGTGGGACAACACCGTCAGCTCGATCCGGGTGGCCACCACCGACTACGAGGCCGTCCAGGGCGTGCCGTACATGGACTGGCGGCGCACCGCCGACTACGACAAGCGGCCCCAAGGGCTGCCCGCCGTCGCCCAGTTCGGCGATCTCAACAACGACCGGACGCCCGACCTGCTGGAGCGCGCCGACGACGGGCGGCTGTGGTTCCTGTCCGGCCTGGAGGACTCCAAGGGCCTCACCAAGGCCCGGTTCGTGGGTGGCGGCTGGAACGCGATGACGCAGCTGACGCGGCACGGCGACTACAACGGTGACGGCCGGGAGGACCTGTACGCGCGGGACCGCTCGGGTGTCCTCTGGTTCTATCCGGGCCGGGGCGACGGCGCGTTCGGCGACCGGGTGAAGGTCGGCGGCGGCTGGAACTCCATGCGGGAGATCGGCGCGGCGGGCGACCTGACCGGCGACGGCCGCCGGGACCTGGTGGCCCGCGACACCTCCGGCACGCTGTGGACCTACCCGGGCAACGGCCGGGGCACCTTCGGTACCCGCCTCAAGGTGGGCGGCGGCTGGAACGCCATGAACCAGCTCGCCTCGCCGGGCGACCTGACCGGCGATGGCAAGGCCGACCTGGTCGCCCGGGACGGCTCCCGGACGCTGTGGCTCTACCCGGGCAACGGCCGGGGCACCTTCGACGGCCGCAGGAAGCTCCCGTACGCCTGGCCCGCCGACTCCCCGGTCCTGGCCACCGGCGACGTCGACGGGGACGGCCAGTCCGACCTCATGCGCCCCATCGACTACCAGCTCTTCGCCTACCACGGCGACGGCAAGGGCGGTCTGAAGGGCGGCCCGTGGGCCGACATGCTCTGGGACACCGCCCGGAACGTACGGGTCTTCTGA
- a CDS encoding DUF397 domain-containing protein, with the protein MSDQLVWFKSSYSDSEGSACLEVALEWRKSSHSDDQGGACVEIATCPHTVHVRDSKLGGDGPTFAVPAVAWAQFTAGIAGRR; encoded by the coding sequence ATGAGCGACCAGCTCGTATGGTTCAAGTCCAGTTACAGCGACAGCGAAGGCAGTGCTTGCCTCGAAGTCGCCCTGGAATGGCGGAAGTCCAGCCACAGTGACGACCAGGGCGGCGCCTGCGTCGAGATCGCCACTTGCCCCCACACCGTGCACGTCCGGGACTCCAAGCTCGGCGGGGACGGGCCGACGTTCGCCGTCCCCGCCGTTGCCTGGGCTCAGTTCACCGCGGGGATAGCCGGGAGAAGGTAG
- a CDS encoding amino acid deaminase, giving the protein MTEASMGFLAGLAEERVDHRFKGLPPDAEGLTVGELTAQRRNLFTDGFTTPVLALSAERLEHNLALMETYATRHGLAFAPHGKTSMAPELFARQLDHGAWGITLAVPHQVRVAREFGVRRIFLANELVDAAALKWLAAELARDADFRFVCYVDSVRGVELMDAALTGAARPVDVVVELGAGEGARTGARTEADCTAVADAVAATTTLRLVGVAGYEAEVPGADPERVAAWLRRLTALASDFDKAGRFAGAGLDEIVISAGGSAWFDAVAEVFAEIPELSLPVLKLLRSGAYVSHDDGQYRRVTPFNRVPEEGALHPAFRLWAQVVSRPSPGQAFVNAGKRDAAHDLDLPEAQVVRGARGGGERPATGIEVTALSDQHAWLRTGPEAELEVGDWVGLGLSHPCTSFDKWQLIPLVEADGTVVDYVRTYF; this is encoded by the coding sequence ATGACGGAGGCTTCCATGGGGTTCCTGGCAGGACTGGCCGAAGAGCGCGTCGACCACCGCTTCAAGGGGCTGCCCCCGGACGCCGAGGGCCTCACCGTCGGCGAGCTCACCGCCCAGCGCCGCAACCTCTTCACGGACGGCTTCACCACCCCCGTCCTCGCCCTCTCCGCCGAGCGCCTGGAGCACAACCTGGCGCTGATGGAGACGTACGCGACCCGCCACGGCCTCGCCTTCGCCCCGCACGGCAAGACGTCGATGGCCCCCGAGCTCTTCGCCCGCCAGCTCGACCACGGCGCCTGGGGCATCACCCTGGCCGTGCCCCACCAGGTGCGCGTGGCCCGCGAGTTCGGGGTCCGGCGGATCTTCCTGGCCAACGAGCTGGTGGACGCGGCGGCCCTGAAGTGGCTCGCGGCCGAGCTGGCCCGGGACGCCGACTTCCGGTTCGTCTGCTACGTGGACTCGGTGCGCGGGGTCGAGCTGATGGACGCGGCGCTCACCGGCGCCGCCCGCCCGGTGGACGTCGTCGTCGAGCTGGGCGCGGGCGAGGGCGCCCGCACCGGCGCCCGCACCGAGGCCGACTGCACGGCGGTCGCGGACGCGGTGGCCGCCACCACGACCCTGCGCCTGGTGGGCGTCGCGGGCTACGAGGCCGAGGTGCCGGGGGCCGACCCGGAGCGGGTCGCGGCCTGGCTGCGCAGGCTGACCGCGCTCGCCTCGGACTTCGACAAGGCGGGCCGCTTCGCGGGCGCGGGCCTGGACGAGATCGTGATCAGCGCGGGCGGCAGCGCCTGGTTCGACGCGGTGGCCGAGGTCTTCGCCGAGATCCCCGAACTCTCGCTCCCCGTACTGAAGTTGCTGCGCTCCGGCGCGTACGTCTCGCACGACGACGGCCAGTACCGCCGGGTCACGCCCTTCAACCGCGTTCCCGAGGAGGGCGCCCTGCACCCCGCCTTCCGCCTGTGGGCGCAGGTCGTCTCGCGGCCCAGCCCCGGCCAGGCGTTCGTGAACGCGGGCAAGCGGGACGCGGCGCACGACCTGGACCTGCCCGAGGCGCAGGTGGTGCGCGGCGCCCGGGGCGGCGGCGAGCGCCCCGCGACCGGCATCGAGGTCACCGCGCTCTCCGACCAGCACGCCTGGCTGCGCACCGGCCCCGAGGCCGAGCTCGAAGTCGGGGACTGGGTGGGCCTCGGGCTCTCGCACCCGTGCACCAGTTTCGACAAGTGGCAGCTGATCCCGCTGGTCGAGGCGGACGGCACCGTCGTCGACTACGTCCGCACCTACTTCTGA
- a CDS encoding ATP-binding protein produces MPRSVGRARALLAEQARAWKVPDGLTDTAVLLLSELMTNAVRHGRAPADREVRARCALGGNVLRVEVADASAVLPCPRPAGPDDESGRGLALVGELSDAWGAGPRPYGIGKTVWFELIVPEWPDRVRAE; encoded by the coding sequence GTGCCGCGCAGCGTCGGGCGGGCGCGGGCGCTGCTGGCGGAGCAGGCGCGGGCCTGGAAGGTGCCGGACGGGCTGACGGACACCGCCGTGCTGCTGCTCAGCGAGCTGATGACCAATGCCGTACGGCACGGGCGGGCCCCGGCGGACCGGGAGGTGCGGGCGCGGTGCGCGCTCGGCGGGAACGTCCTCCGGGTCGAGGTGGCGGACGCCAGCGCGGTGCTGCCGTGTCCGAGGCCGGCCGGGCCGGACGACGAGTCGGGGCGCGGGCTGGCGCTGGTCGGCGAGCTGTCCGACGCGTGGGGCGCCGGGCCGCGCCCGTACGGGATCGGCAAGACGGTCTGGTTCGAGCTGATCGTTCCGGAATGGCCGGATCGGGTCCGGGCCGAGTGA
- a CDS encoding alkyl sulfatase dimerization domain-containing protein, with the protein MTNGRHAQHEPVEPTPFVVRSNQPAAQTVTAEGTDFRNAAQGLLARPDVPAIPARDGTGDGTGNAWNFARFDFLSDDGPVPPTVNARVWRQGRMNAMAGLYMVTSGPDGAVYQVRGYDLANMTIVEGRTGLIVIDPLGSYETARYALRLYRDTTEDRRPVRALVYTASCVDHFGGSRGLFAELDDRIPDGLPVHAPDGFLDDAVRRHVVEGLATACLVDHSYGTRLEPGPYGLIDSGPGLTVSAGEATLVPPTHHGFGEAEVDGVRLVFQPVAGLQSPAEMNVYIPDRKVLYLTAPGLLGGLGDVRARHLDETLRAFGTTAEIVAGAYEWPGWGTNSVTARLAARRDAWVRRQSQPSNRPFYASGYVGSATQAARQTWLRLLGHEFVAATDAVATTPASAATAKRYVVALGGARTVLETARHEYDADTPRYERVVELLDHVLAAACDPATVPAEVLAPATALQALALTQLGYLAEYGPLRNAYLTAARDLTHGPGPTAARPVVGDLVKYANPAQYFAALAARLDGARAAERPEPLVLLWTFTNTGQSGVSVLRDGVLVYTDTRGDTMPPGVEKPHATLVLTRETLDRLLSEGPDYGANFDEAVRAGRIQVDDREAADTVFAYLLPAIPAVN; encoded by the coding sequence ATGACCAACGGCCGGCACGCCCAGCACGAGCCCGTCGAGCCCACCCCCTTCGTCGTCCGCAGCAACCAGCCCGCCGCCCAGACCGTCACCGCCGAAGGCACCGACTTCCGCAACGCCGCCCAGGGCCTCCTGGCCCGCCCGGACGTCCCCGCCATCCCGGCCCGCGACGGCACCGGCGACGGCACCGGCAACGCCTGGAACTTCGCCCGCTTCGACTTCCTGAGCGACGACGGCCCCGTCCCGCCCACCGTCAACGCCCGCGTCTGGCGCCAGGGCCGCATGAACGCCATGGCCGGCCTCTACATGGTCACCAGCGGCCCCGACGGCGCCGTCTACCAGGTACGCGGCTACGACCTCGCCAACATGACCATCGTCGAGGGCCGCACCGGCCTCATCGTCATCGACCCCCTCGGCTCCTACGAGACCGCCCGCTACGCCCTGCGTCTCTACCGCGACACCACCGAGGACCGCCGCCCCGTCCGCGCCCTCGTCTACACCGCCAGCTGCGTCGACCACTTCGGCGGCTCGCGCGGCCTCTTCGCCGAGCTCGACGACCGCATCCCGGACGGCCTCCCCGTCCACGCCCCCGACGGCTTCCTCGACGACGCCGTCCGCCGCCACGTCGTCGAGGGCCTGGCCACCGCCTGCCTGGTCGACCACAGCTACGGCACCCGCCTGGAGCCGGGCCCCTACGGCCTCATCGACAGCGGCCCCGGCCTCACCGTCTCCGCCGGCGAGGCCACCCTCGTCCCGCCCACCCACCACGGCTTCGGCGAGGCCGAGGTCGACGGCGTACGCCTCGTCTTCCAGCCCGTCGCCGGACTCCAGTCACCCGCCGAGATGAACGTCTACATCCCCGACCGCAAGGTCCTCTACCTCACCGCCCCCGGTCTCCTCGGCGGCCTCGGCGACGTCCGCGCCCGCCACCTCGACGAGACCCTCCGCGCCTTCGGCACCACCGCCGAGATCGTCGCCGGCGCCTACGAGTGGCCCGGCTGGGGCACCAACTCCGTCACCGCCCGCCTCGCCGCCCGCCGCGACGCCTGGGTCCGCCGCCAGAGCCAGCCCTCCAACCGCCCCTTCTACGCCAGCGGTTACGTCGGCAGCGCCACCCAGGCCGCCCGCCAGACCTGGCTGCGCCTCCTCGGCCACGAGTTCGTCGCCGCCACCGACGCCGTCGCCACCACCCCCGCCTCCGCCGCCACCGCCAAGCGGTACGTCGTGGCCCTCGGCGGCGCCCGTACGGTCCTGGAGACGGCCCGCCACGAGTACGACGCCGACACCCCCCGCTACGAACGCGTCGTCGAACTCCTCGACCACGTCCTCGCGGCGGCCTGCGACCCGGCCACCGTCCCCGCCGAGGTCCTGGCCCCGGCCACCGCCCTCCAGGCCCTGGCCCTCACCCAGCTCGGCTACCTCGCCGAGTACGGCCCGCTGCGCAACGCCTATCTGACCGCCGCCCGCGACCTCACCCACGGCCCCGGCCCGACCGCCGCCCGCCCGGTCGTCGGCGACCTCGTCAAATACGCCAACCCCGCCCAGTACTTCGCCGCCCTCGCCGCCCGGCTGGACGGGGCCCGCGCCGCCGAGCGGCCCGAACCCCTCGTCCTGCTCTGGACGTTCACCAACACCGGCCAGTCCGGCGTCTCGGTGCTCCGCGACGGCGTACTCGTCTACACCGACACCCGCGGCGACACCATGCCGCCCGGCGTCGAGAAGCCCCACGCCACCCTCGTGCTGACCCGCGAGACCCTGGACCGGCTGCTCTCCGAGGGCCCGGACTACGGGGCCAACTTCGACGAGGCCGTACGCGCCGGACGCATCCAGGTCGACGACCGCGAGGCCGCCGACACCGTCTTCGCCTACCTTCTCCCGGCTATCCCCGCGGTGAACTGA
- a CDS encoding FG-GAP-like repeat-containing protein — translation MRSTSPRLLRGAVTAGAAAGLLATVTTAPAQAASGYDRCGWGRLCVFSEPLGRGDMLVVNGSMLRLGAWDNRISSFANFTDMPVCFNSEPGLEGNPERARSTHYYSGMVSFDESSRPDLDNAVSSLDLDPEADYFCGGEGRFPTYWWEFENKRRPAPQPAAAAFGDADGDGFGDLYARDQFGQLWTDHPYASAGRTRVVGGGWNAMTQLTRHGDYNGDGREDLYARDRSGVLWFYPGRGDGAFGDRVKVGGGWNSMRDLAAAGDLTGDGRADLLAADSTGTLWTYPGNGHGTFGDRRKVGGGWKAMNELVGAGDMNSDKRADLIARDTAGKLWFYPGTGRGTFGDRKLIGTGGWNGLTELAGVGDVTGDGRPDLLAHAPGQKALRVYPGTGAADGGLRAPRQYAQARSTHLVL, via the coding sequence GTGCGTTCCACTTCTCCGCGCCTGCTGCGCGGCGCCGTCACGGCCGGTGCCGCGGCGGGGCTGCTCGCCACCGTCACCACGGCGCCCGCCCAGGCCGCGAGCGGCTACGACCGCTGCGGCTGGGGCAGGCTCTGCGTCTTCAGCGAGCCGCTGGGCCGGGGCGACATGCTGGTCGTCAACGGTTCCATGCTGCGCCTGGGCGCCTGGGACAACCGCATCAGCTCGTTCGCGAACTTCACCGACATGCCCGTCTGCTTCAACAGCGAGCCGGGCCTGGAGGGGAACCCGGAGCGGGCGAGGTCCACGCACTACTACTCGGGCATGGTCTCCTTCGACGAGAGCTCCCGCCCGGACCTCGACAACGCCGTCAGCTCGCTCGACCTGGACCCCGAGGCGGACTACTTCTGCGGTGGCGAGGGGCGCTTCCCGACCTACTGGTGGGAGTTCGAGAACAAGCGGCGCCCGGCGCCGCAGCCCGCCGCGGCGGCGTTCGGTGACGCCGACGGCGACGGCTTCGGCGACCTGTACGCGCGCGACCAGTTCGGGCAGCTGTGGACGGACCACCCGTACGCGAGCGCGGGCCGCACCCGTGTCGTGGGTGGCGGCTGGAACGCGATGACGCAGCTGACGCGGCACGGCGACTACAACGGTGACGGCCGGGAGGACCTGTACGCGCGGGACCGCTCGGGTGTCCTCTGGTTCTATCCGGGCCGGGGCGACGGCGCGTTCGGCGACCGGGTGAAGGTCGGCGGCGGCTGGAACTCCATGCGCGACCTGGCCGCGGCCGGAGACCTGACGGGCGACGGCCGCGCCGATCTGCTCGCCGCCGACAGCACCGGCACGCTGTGGACCTACCCGGGCAACGGGCACGGCACCTTCGGCGACCGCCGGAAGGTCGGCGGCGGCTGGAAGGCCATGAACGAGCTGGTCGGCGCCGGGGACATGAACTCCGACAAGCGCGCCGACCTGATCGCCCGCGACACCGCCGGGAAGCTGTGGTTCTACCCCGGCACCGGGCGCGGCACCTTCGGCGACCGCAAGCTCATCGGCACCGGCGGCTGGAACGGGCTCACCGAACTGGCGGGCGTCGGCGACGTCACCGGCGACGGCCGCCCGGACCTGCTCGCGCACGCGCCGGGGCAGAAGGCGCTCCGCGTGTACCCGGGCACCGGAGCGGCGGACGGCGGCCTGCGGGCACCGAGGCAGTACGCCCAGGCCCGCTCCACCCACCTCGTCCTCTGA